In Flavobacterium gelatinilyticum, a genomic segment contains:
- a CDS encoding transglutaminase domain-containing protein: protein MIIKKIAFVFLFLNVGFITSSYSQKYNAIDSIILKYPHFGNPEKLAERIQKDFISEHDKARAIYSWIALNLNYDVKTYLDPPKQKTYKFKTEAEWAKKKQLLNAKTIQKTFNSKKAVCEGFALLYEYLATLSGLKCQTIVGDSKTLLNDIGRKRLRSNHAWNTVQINGKWILLDVTWGNGFYNEKRKVVIKEFTPIYFDMNPDYFYAKHFPENAMYSGNTGNREAFLNGPILYDGFFMAEAKVLFPFSGIIQANDGDKMTFKFKNVSRLDYLFYLNKKEEQIMIENAKEEDGVLEFQITYDKKMGRFITFFLFDKTFATFKIVHK from the coding sequence ATGATAATTAAGAAAATTGCATTTGTATTTCTTTTTTTGAATGTAGGTTTTATAACTTCATCTTATTCTCAAAAATATAATGCTATTGACAGTATTATATTGAAGTATCCTCATTTTGGCAATCCTGAAAAATTAGCAGAAAGAATTCAGAAAGACTTTATTTCTGAACATGATAAAGCACGGGCGATTTATAGCTGGATTGCGCTGAATTTGAATTATGATGTCAAAACTTATTTAGATCCGCCAAAGCAAAAAACGTATAAATTTAAGACTGAAGCCGAATGGGCTAAGAAAAAGCAATTATTGAATGCGAAGACTATTCAGAAAACATTCAATTCTAAAAAAGCAGTTTGTGAAGGTTTTGCACTTTTGTATGAATATCTAGCAACGCTAAGCGGATTGAAATGCCAAACAATAGTAGGTGACTCTAAAACATTATTGAATGATATTGGAAGAAAAAGATTAAGATCAAACCACGCATGGAATACTGTTCAAATAAATGGAAAATGGATATTGCTTGATGTCACATGGGGTAACGGATTCTACAATGAAAAACGCAAAGTTGTAATCAAGGAATTTACTCCGATTTATTTTGATATGAATCCGGATTATTTTTATGCCAAACATTTTCCTGAGAATGCCATGTATTCTGGTAACACAGGAAATAGAGAAGCATTTTTAAACGGTCCTATTCTCTATGATGGATTTTTTATGGCAGAAGCTAAAGTTTTATTTCCATTTTCAGGAATAATTCAGGCAAATGACGGTGATAAAATGACCTTCAAATTTAAGAATGTTTCGAGGCTGGATTATCTTTTCTATTTAAATAAAAAAGAAGAACAGATTATGATTGAAAATGCCAAAGAAGAAGATGGTGTTTTGGAATTTCAGATAACTTATGATAAAAAAATGGGCAGATTTATTACTTTTTTTCTCTTTGACAAAACTTTTGCCACATTTAAAATAGTTCATAAATAA